Genomic DNA from Cloeon dipterum chromosome 3, ieCloDipt1.1, whole genome shotgun sequence:
TATGATACAAGTTATCACAATACATATTTACAGAACATTCTCCTTTACGCTACCAATAACTTAAATCTGGGGGTACATCTCAGTGAAGGTTTCTGTTTTTTATATATGAAAAGTATTGAACCAACTCAATTCTGCTGGTCTGGAATGTTTGCTTTATACGGAGTATGTTAAATGTTATAATTGATACACATTGCCTGTTGTGCTAAATGAATTACTTTATTGTGATACTTTGTCAtggcattgaaaattttgtgctcTGCTcagaattttatcaatttgattCCAGTTGCGTACAGACAAAgtataattatttccatttgattAGGAATATTGTTATTATGCTTCCATAGCTGCGCTGTGTTatcatcaaaatatatattgagaTCTTTTCAGCTGTCAATACAATATATTATGAATACTTTAGCTACCGTTTCATTCAAATGCAAGGGGAAAATAGTTTTATCATTTCAATCCTGCAGCTATGGTTACGTGGAAATGAACATTCAAGTTATAGCTCAACTGCTATTATCATGGTATGTACATGATGACTAGAGATCATGATGGGGTGCTCGTTCAGTCTGAGCAGGAATGCAAATCATGGTCCATTTGCGTGCTACCACCTACAAAAACATTAGTGCAAATTCCAAATCCACGTCGACTTTAACTTTCATGATTGATAAATTAACATCAAATTCTTAACGAATCGGTCGACTTGGCCACTAGTACGCCAAGACTAAAACGCTTTCTTCTGCAACATACAAATCTCTCGCGCACGCACACGGATGGGCAAACGCAACACAAATGGCTCCAAGGACATAGAAGTCGACAAGAGGAGGGGAGGAGGACGAGTGTTCCTGGCCCCCAGGGGGGGCGCAGACACAATCACAGACGGCACAGCACGTTACACGAGAACACAGAGCAGGCCTCCAGCCAGCAGGGCTAGCAGCCGGCCAGCCTGCAGGCTTGGCCCGATGTTGAGACTCGACGTCTCGCTGATCAAGCCCGAGTTGTGCTCGATGCTGTTGCTCACCTCTACCCGGCCGGGGTCGTCAAGCTTTTTCTTGCGAGACCGGCAAATCCCTAGATTTGGCTCTCGGTGAAGACGGCTCACATTCGGGAAGAAGAACAGTTTTTCCTCCGTATCCTGCAACAGTAAGTGATTGATTCCTAAGAGCTGCTCTTGGCAATCTGACAGTGAATTTATGTGCTGCTGTGCATCGTATTTGGTTTTCTAGGAGCGCTTTATCATACAGATTGTTTTTCTACTTTGCTCCGACTTGGCAAAAAaggagaacaaaaaatatgataaccATAAATTATCAGCAGGGCAGAATGGATAAAAACAAGGCTGGTAGTAATTTATGTTCCagcggaaataaaaaaaaataagaagcaGGTGAAAAATTTTGGCACTCACAGGCAAGATGCCTCTTTTGGCACTGTGCCAGCACAGCGGCTTAAAGGAGCCAAAGTGGGTTGTCTTctggaaatggaaaaagttttttttccaGTCATAGTTGCGCAGACGGTGTTCCAGCGTCATGTTGGCCAGCTCCAGGGGTGACTTGATTTTCACCGGGTTAGAACCACTAgatgatcaaaattaaaaatcagaagtaaaaataaaattatttaacttacGGATAAAGCTCCTCAATGCCGAGCGAGTGGAGGACAGTGGGCAGCGAGGGCAGGGAATAGCAGAGGGATAGTTGGACCTTAGGCCAGTAGAGAGCGACGGCCATGCACATCTCCTCTCGAATGGTTACTCCTCCGAGGGTGATGGCGCTGCGTGCAGAGCTGTTGTAGACGCATTCACTGTAAAGATGATCGCCAGGCATGACCTGGGTTGGCACTGGCAGCCGCCTGAACTCCTGATATTCCGGATCGTAGTTTGAATCAGAAGCTAAGGGCGCCAGTTCTCTGTTTCCTCTGATGTGACGCAAACTTGCCTTTCGACCTGTcaacgaaaaaaaatgttcaaaacgCGACTCCAGTTTGGCAAATATCATCTTTACCTAGTTGGTGAGTGTGCAACATCACTCCAAAGACTTGAACCCCTTGACTGGGAAACGACCTGTTGGTGCAGACACCCATGCAGTGGCCCTCCGAGACAACTGCTCGCTGTCCGGGGGGAACTATGTGTCTCCAATTCGGGTCAATACCGACTGAGAGAACCCCAGCGTCGTTTGGCCGTAATTTAgttgtataaaaaattttgattccaGATGAATCCTTGACTCCAGCGTGAAGGGTAGGATTTATGTAGTGGGTTTCCATCTTAAAGTAGCGAGAGCCACTCCGAGGGTCCAGTGGGTAGCCTGCCTCAGGTGGGAAAGTAAAACCCTGGAAAAAAGAatgatttgcttttatttgaaatatcttATCGTGTTTTGATAAGTATTTTGAGACAGTTTAAATGTTTCCTGtgtattttaacattaaaattgttgcataCCTCAGAGCCATACGCCCAGGCTAAGACGATATTTGTGCAGGAAGTGTAAGGCTTCGGTGTGTCTGGCTGATAACAAGGGACACCGGGTGAATGGTACAAATCTTCTAGTCCTGGGTCATTTTCACACTCGTAGATGTGTACGTAGTGCATATAGGGGCGGTTGCCTGGCTGTGTCACTGGTTCGTACTGCagagaaatgcatttttaaaaagaaatccaAGAGAAATCTTTTATGTTTGAACAGGGTTGGAAGCAGAGTACAAATAGCGGCGTAGAAGTTAGGAGCTAGGGAAATTTATCTGGTTAAAAAGTAAGGCGCGAGGCATGTGTTTGAAAAGAAGGAGAAGGAACTTTTTGCCGAGTTGCAGATAGTAAACTTACTCGAATAATGTGACTTTTCTCAGTCATGGTGGCAGGCAGTTTGAAGATTTTGCACCAGTTGAGCGACTCTTGCGTACTCGGCAGCAGCACCTAGGCAGGGAAAGACGGTCAGATAAGTATAGTGAGAAGAAAAGTCGCGCGCGGGCAAATAAGTTTCGGGGATAAATCCCTGCAAAGTCGTGTGCGGCGCAAGACACACCggtgaaatttttacagccaGTCGGGACAAATCGGAGGCTGGATCAAAAATTTACTAGGCGGATTTCCCGAATCAGACCAGTGACACTTTATTACCGCCCTCAAAAGTAAGGACGACCGTCATTTGGCCTAACAAGGGACCATCTCCCCTTGGGGCCTCATTGGCTGATCAATGAACCAGGGTGACGCGGAATTTGGCACGCAAAAGTCGTAAACGGGATGCAGCAACTTTTTCATCAAGTTTTGGACCACGCTCAAAGTCGAGGGACGCCCGCCCCATTGCAGGCCAACGTTCACGAGGACATGATGCGCGAAATAGTAGTTTTTATGTATGCGTTAATAAGATATCTTATCAACTTTAGGGAGCTATCAAAATTCTATTCATGTATATTGTGTCTCAAGGATCGCACCAAATTGTTACGACATACAgggaaaattgatcaaaatctAAAACGTAAATTAGACTTTTACCGAGTTATTTTGTGTTAGCTGAACGCCTAGTATCAGAGTTTAAAGGTTTTCAAgtttattgagaaaattaattttgttttcgtaCAATATGTTTATTGTCGACCAtaattgttgtttaattttgaatgagcACACCTCTGGTGCATTAGTAGTAGATTTCTGCAGTAAACGTTTAACTGGTTTtatattaactaaaattaatcGCTGCACTGAAATGAACAccaaggaaaaattttataatttgagcCGCCTGAGCGTTAGAGGGCAAGCACACTGGGTTCAGATACAGAGGCTCATCTTTTTCAAGGCTATCTGTACTCAATTTTTTGCATGCCGGCGTCTCGCCTGAGCATAAGCACAAAAAGAGGGGGGAATTACTAATGGGACGCTTTGTAATTTGATTGACCAGCGCGATACAGCAGGGAGAGAGGATGAGCACAAGCAAAAAGGGGTTGCTCGCGGGGGTGGCGCCGTTTCGTCGGCCAGGCCCTCGCCACAGAGGGTTCTACGGCGTCGTCGGGGCAACTTTGGCGCGTgcacggcggcggctgcttttgGCAAATCCTTGGCATCGATCGGCCAGCAATAACTCACCGAGGGATTTCGCAGCTCCCAGGTGTGCAGCACCTCTTGACTCGGCTGCGACTGATCCACCCTGAGCACGAGGAAGGCCGACCTGGCGCCGCGCTGGCCGGGTCCGTGGTAGGGCATGGGCAGGCCGGGCACCGGGTCTTCACTGTGGTACGCCCACACCATCTTCATCGTGTCGTTCTGTGGGAAAAGCAGAGTCAGAGAGCGTCTcgttacttatttatttattgatgaGCGTGTTCGCGCGCAGATAAGCATCCGGCACCACCAAGAAATTCATACATTCTCTcgttgctctctctctcaccGGCTCTGCGGCCAGGTAAAGAGTGCCTCAATAATGTCAGGGTTTACATGGAAATTAAACAGAGGAGGTGCCCGCCTGGTGACTTTTCTTGCGTTTTTTTACGCTCGCACCGTGTGTACAAGGAGGGAACCCTTCAGCCCATGTTGTTTGGTCGGAGCTGCTTTTTATGTATGCTGAAAAGCGCCTCTCATTTTATcgctaaatttattaaaggaTGCAGCCAGCAAGCATCTTCCAGCAATATCTAAGTAAGCGGCACACATAAGCCATTGGAAACTAGTTTTTGTATAATCCTGAAATGCTGCTGCGCAAGTGATATTTCAGcatgttgattttttctgcATCAGCAGAAGAGCTTTCCaccgagagaaagaaaaagagaaatatatacatatatataagtATGCAAAGCGCTAGCAGCTTGAAAATTGctcgaaagagagagagaatgagagagaggAAGCCGCTTAAAAAGTGAACACTCCCGTGGGACTCATTTTTACTGCTGTGCAAGAAAACAATGATTAATCGTTTCGACGCCAAAAAAGAGAATTAACCCTTTCTTATTCATAAAGCACGACTTTGTATATGAAGCAAAAGTTTTTTGTCCTCCTAAATGCTTGTGTGATGCGCCCATCTCTGGCCACTAATTTCCCGCACAAACGTCACAATCGCGATTATTCAAATCGAGGGAACTTTTGACGGTGCAGGCATGgcgaatttcaaatttaaaatccgcACGCATATCTGCCGTCCGCGTGACTTACTCGgaaatgaatatattaatttgtgcCCTTGTTTTTCACGCACAAAAAGCGGCTGGCAAAAACAGGAGAGCGCCAGCAAAACAGCAGCACACGCCAG
This window encodes:
- the LOC135941502 gene encoding MOXD1 homolog 2-like, producing MIVRQTGLMFVAALCLLLTWVSGASALDENWAHSAWLDDRYLVRWTPGAEDITFEVTVGTLGYVGFGVSLDGSMQGSDVVIGWVQHGRTIFQDRHVSRGHVEPIVDASQDWELLQGMENDTHTVLTFRRAYDTCDRDQDIRITNDTMKMVWAYHSEDPVPGLPMPYHGPGQRGARSAFLVLRVDQSQPSQEVLHTWELRNPSVLLPSTQESLNWCKIFKLPATMTEKSHIIRYEPVTQPGNRPYMHYVHIYECENDPGLEDLYHSPGVPCYQPDTPKPYTSCTNIVLAWAYGSEGFTFPPEAGYPLDPRSGSRYFKMETHYINPTLHAGVKDSSGIKIFYTTKLRPNDAGVLSVGIDPNWRHIVPPGQRAVVSEGHCMGVCTNRSFPSQGVQVFGVMLHTHQLGRKASLRHIRGNRELAPLASDSNYDPEYQEFRRLPVPTQVMPGDHLYSECVYNSSARSAITLGGVTIREEMCMAVALYWPKVQLSLCYSLPSLPTVLHSLGIEELYPGSNPVKIKSPLELANMTLEHRLRNYDWKKNFFHFQKTTHFGSFKPLCWHSAKRGILPDTEEKLFFFPNVSRLHREPNLGICRSRKKKLDDPGRVEVSNSIEHNSGLISETSSLNIGPSLQAGRLLALLAGGLLCVLV